Proteins encoded within one genomic window of Lampris incognitus isolate fLamInc1 chromosome 19, fLamInc1.hap2, whole genome shotgun sequence:
- the ppp1r3g gene encoding protein phosphatase 1 regulatory subunit 3G, whose product MSDSRELHAENRAEEGDEEEEDEEEVDDLVDSRQLERFMRDRRRARSLPAYPEQEALLQELSAGTGRKRVKFADSLGLSLASVKHFSTLDEPNIPSGVLPGLRSFPQRDTLDDLCTGFKSGLALERLVPTFLDPGGQQDFRQRVETQRVSLERAFVSQFDVRGQIRVDSGGAEKEVGVRYTFDDWLSHADAQALPVPADKAQPGWFGERFSFTMRAPPGSGAASVHFAVYARSDGAEFWDNNRGHNYTLRRRRRRASDATAHVSAAYCAD is encoded by the coding sequence ATGTCCGACTCCAGAGAGCTGCATGCGGAGAACAGAGCGGAGGAgggagatgaggaggaggaagatgaggaggaggtaGACGACCTGGTGGACTCCCGCCAGCTGGAGAGGTTCatgagagacaggaggagagccCGGTCTCTGCCCGCCTACCCGGAGCAGGAGGCGCTCCTGCAGGAGCTGTCCGCCGGCACCGGCAGGAAACGCGTCAAGTTCGCCGACTCCCTCGGTCTGAGCCTGGCCAGCGTCAAGCACTTCAGCACGCTGGACGAACCGAACATCCCCAGCGGGGTCCTGCCCGGCCTCCGGAGCTTCCCGCAGCGCGACACCCTGGACGACCTCTGCACCGGCTTCAAGTCCGGTCTGGCCCTGGAGCGACTGGTTCCGACTTTCCTGGATCCTGGTGGGCAGCAGGACTTCCGGCAGAGGGTGGAGACGCAACGGGTCTCCCTGGAGAGAGCCTTTGTCTCCCAGTTCGACGTCCGCGGGCAGATTCGCGTGGACTCCGGCGGTGCTGAGAAGGAGGTCGGGGTGAGGTACACCTTCGACGACTGGCTCTCACACGCGGACGCGCAGGCGCTGCCCGTGCCGGCGGACAAAGCCCAGCCGGGCTGGTTCGGGGAGCGGTTCTCCTTCACCATGCGCGCGCCGCCGGGTTCGGGCGCTGCCTCCGTACACTTCGCCGTGTACGCGCGGAGCGACGGCGCGGAGTTCTGGGACAACAACCGCGGACACAACTACACgctgcgccgccgccgccgccgcgcgtcCGACGCCACGGCCCACGTCAGCGCCGCCTACTGCGCCGACTAG